TGTGATGTAAGGCTGTTTACGCTTAAAAAAGGTTGCCTTAAAGTTAGCTACGTTTGCTAGTTAGCTTTTTTGACAGCTCTCGGCGAGTGAAAAGCCTGCTGTTGATGATGTGCTAAAGTCAGGCATGGGCTTTATATTAACGGTCTCAGCGCGAGGAGCCACTGCCAGGCCAGGCTAACGTTATGCTAACACGGCTCGCTAAATGACGTTACCAATGTTATAAAATCTATTCAACAAATATCGTTTACCTTCTACAGTCTAGgctattttaaataaaaaataaagcagctatGAGAGATTTGTTAACCAATAGGCCTGCCGAGGCCTACGGTGTGtcgacacacacaaatacactcacTTCCACAAGCAAGCTAGCAGTAGCACCGCTGTTTGGTGGACTGTGATTGAAATATTATAGGCCACGCTAGCTTACAAATAGACAAAACAGGAGCTGTTAAGCGACAGGGAGAGGTAGCTGAATTACACATTTCACTACATTTTAGTTGCTTTACACTTGCTAGACGCGGAATTACTCAGTGAGCAAGTATCCATTTTGTTAGCATTGCGCAAAGTTGGCAGGCTTCACACCATCACAAACCAGGCATGGACAACAGAGAGGGGCGGTGCTCACTGTCAGCTACATGTTGGCCAGTTTATTGGGCCGCGGGTGTGCAACTTGTTTGAGTTAGTTTAGTTATACTTGTTTTAACATCAGATTAATGAAGCAGGAATAGCTCTGGAAGAGTTTGTGATGCATGTAAATAAGCTAGCTAGGTGATCGCACAGGtattagctaatgttagctgctaGCTTACTGTCAGATGATTGCAGAGCATCTGCTGCTGTCTGGACTGAGGGGTGGGGGTGAcgtttgggttgtttttgacactgttttgtttgttttctaggGGGCAGCTATACTTCCGGTTCTACTGACTGTTGTAATTGCGGATTTATAAACATGACGATCGTTTCCTTTAAAGGAGTCGGCAGGGATTTGGATAACTTGTAACGTTAGGCCATGTTAGATCAGTTTGGGGTAAAGTGAGGTCCATAGCACCTTTGCCATTGGTTGACCCAACATTGCTCCAGCACACGATACGATTAGTAAGTAACGGAGTCATTGTTGGTTAGCATTGACCAGCTGATTTAGTACCTGCCATATGCTTTCCACTTATTTGCGTCACAGGTTGACGCTGAAACGGGTCAGGAGGAGAGAGGCGGTTTTGCTGCCTGCTGGCTACATTAACGAGCATTAGTCTGTGCGACAGACGGATTTGGCCACCTGGCGAAGTTGAGGTGTGTCCAGATTAATAAAGATGTAAGCAAGCACAATTTAAGTGCCTCGGTCACCGGTGAACCCGGGGACGTTTTTATAATACTTAGTCATCACACATGACACATCACATACAAGTGGTGGATTGCACCTCCCACTTCGGTGCTGCTTGGTTTATATTCTTGGCCCCAGCGTTGCTTTCTAAATGTGGACTCCTTGCCAAGACATAAGAGGACGAGTGTGACCACTCCAGAGGTTGTGTTCAGAGTTTGGTGGATCCAGACAGGACAGCAGGTTGGTGACAGACTGTTAgatcagtgtctctgtgtttgatGTGTACCTGTTATGTGGCAAACCTTTGGATCATACTGGAAGCAGATGTCtcaaattgcatatttaaagtaaataactGATTGGTTAAAATGGTCTTGACACTGTGATTaagttttattgatttgtttctgtgttgGGTTCTTGGAACAGGCAGTGCAGTCATCCTGCACCCcctttttgcttatttattgtTTCTTCAGAAAACTTCGGCTTTTGCCCTGTTGTGTATGTAAGGTGGTTGGGTGGGACCGGGAGTTGTGCAGATATAGATAAGGGTCCTTGTTAAGTAACCCAGTTAAATAAGAGCAGCGGTTAGATATGGTCTTTGTAGCATGGCTCAGTTTTATCTCTGATTAGAGGTTTTTGTATAGGTcggagtgtgtgttttgaccTAAATTTGTTACACAAGAAGAAAGGGCTGTGTGTTTAGTTACATGACAAGGTGTTTACTTGAATTTGTTAGTTGCTGTCCAGGGAGTATTGGTCATACAAGGGCTGGGGCTATGTCATGGTAAACATTGCCTAGTTAATCATTTACTGACAATGACCAGAGAATTCACAAGATTACACTACTGCTCAATGAGACATTAAAGGTCAGATCTAAGGTACTACATTCGCAAGTTATATAAATACATCAACGATCCTCCAGTGTGTTTCAACATTCGCCTGGTGTGaacttaaatataattaaataccATTGATTCCTTAGGGTTTAACACACAGTTTGGCATGAGGGCTTGCTGCcactgtagtttgttttacaGAAGGAGCTGATGGTGCATTTCATTCAGAGTGCATCTGTCTTTAAACCAGCTTTGCTCCAGATGACCACACCAGGGGAACAGTTGCACGAGGTATAAAAGATGAGCTCGTGTTGTGGAAACTAGAGTTGGCCCACCAGCAGTACCTTTTTTGGGGATAAGCTCCAGCAGCGCtacctgcctctctctcttggTCTGCCGTTGTTTTTGATACTCTATATATACACTAGCACTAGAAATCATCAGGTAACTTACtgtcaatataatataatgcaatatCAGTTTCATGTCTTTCTCATGATCTGTGAGTGACAGGTAGGGGAGCGGTAATGTAAATTAGAATACAGTGAGAAAAGAGCTTGTAATTTTAATAGGCGAATTTACATTGTTTAGGACAAATGTCacaatagtttttttctttttcattttgtccattaaaaaaataacacatccCAAAACCAACATATCACCCAACCATACATACAGCTGATGTAAACTTAGTTCAGAAGTGTTTTATAGAATTTCTCTGATTAAGCTCAACACTGTAGTGGTGCATGTATTGTTCTGTATCTGCTGTTTTGTCAGTATTTGCCCAGACTTGTGAAGTATCAATACTATGTTTTCTTGACTTCTGAATCATTTGTGAGTCATTAACTAcatatttttaatcactttttaatttttaataactataatattttaaatcttcACCTACTGCACCACCTATTTTTTATTAGCTTGAGCTACACCAAGTTTGACTGTTGAATAGTACAAAAATATTGTCTGGAAAGACTTGgaccatgttgtttttgtttgtaatttttaaattaaaattgtatttcatAGAGCACAACAACATTTGATTGGTGtaggtctgtctctgtctttggtgctttttatgtgtttttagaaATGATCTCAGCAGTACCTCCATCTTTACAGGCTCTGATGCAGTTTTGCATTTCATTCCTCAGGTGGACAGTCCGCTGCCTGGTTGCTCGTGGTAACTCTCCACCATGCCTTTCCCCTTTGGCAAGTCCCACAAGTCGCCGGTGGACATCGTCAAGAACCTTAAGGACAATATGACAGTGCTTGAGAAGCACGATATTTCTGACAAAAAGGCTGAGAAGGTAGGGCAGATCTAGCGTAATTTCACAGTTTCTCCACTTGTGCTTGTGAGAGTCATCCCCTCATCACTCTTTTGGGGGTTAAAAATGAGTCTGAAGTGGCTTTCTGAAATGTGTACTCTGTGTTCATAATTAAGGCCACAGAGGAGGTGTCAAAAAGTCTGGTGGCCATGAAGGAGATCCTATATGGGACTAATGAGAAAGAGCCTCAAACAGAAGCAGTGGCCCAGCTTGCACAGGAGCTCTACAACAGTGGCTTGCTCAGCACCCTGATAGCGGACCTGCAGCTCATCGACTTTGAGGTGAgactttgtgtcttttatagGAGTGAGAGATAAAGATATTTATTCTGTAAGCAGCGAAGTGGTAGGTTTGTACACACAGGAAGAATGTGTCTCATGAATATGAGACAGGGATGCATGTGGTTTGAAAATGTACACATCTGCCGATGATGATATGTGGGCAAACTCATGTCTCCCTGCAATATGTCAGGCTGGTGCTGTGTGGTAACTGCTGCAGGCTTCCCTGACTCACCCTATCACAGCATGACTCACTGTGTTGTGtgatctctctcttcctcttttacCCTCTGCCATCCTCCCTCCCCGCGCAAAAAGACAAGCTCGTGAAGAATTGCAAACCACAAGCATACGACATAGAAGAATGACAgcaatttaacattttagagaACACTACTTTTATTGGTAGCTTTTTGTCAATATCCTTGTCATTACCATAAGAGGATATCTGTCTTTCCTGTTGATGCTACACCAAAATATTAAAgcatatttaatttgattatttacaGTTGATTTCATTTATCGGCTAGTTTTTCCACATCTGATTTAATTTCATCAACTGCATGCCTTTGTGTTAAGAGCTGCATTTTGGCTTTCCACCTTTCTCCAGCTCCTGATTGCTTTGTCACTTTGGAAGTATGCTGTATAACCTTTTTGTTTGTGGTATTCTCTATGTATTGCAAACACAAACCTCTGCTTCAGCACACCTTTATGTATGCTTTATTGTATGTATGCCTGTTGCCACCAGGGTAAAAAAGATGTGGCTCAGATCTTCAACAACATCCTGAGGCGTCAGATTGGCACCCGGACGCCGACAGTGGAGTACCTCTGCACCCAGCAGAATATCCTCTTCATGTTGCTTAAAGGGTAAgtaagcaaacacacaaaacacagagaataTGTTCCTCTGTATCTTAATACACTATTGAAAAGCACCTTGCAACTTCCCAACTAACTccttaaagtggaaaaaagtaaGAGcacttgttttaaaatgttctgaCTGCTGTCAGTTCAAATGCCAACAAGGCTTAAGCTTTGGTAGAAGCTGTGCCTGTTTATCTTCCATTACTGATGATCATCTTCATCAGGTGTTCCTGTGCTTcatgaagcaaaacaaaagtaactAAAAAAGATGACAGTTTTTGGACTCATATCTTACAGGGGACTAAATGGTAGGAGATGTTTATTACACTTAAAGACAATATAGCCCTGAGTAAAAAGATGGGGGACTGTCACTGGGAATAGTAACTGCAAAGAACTTACATTAATACTTTTTAGTAACTGAGCATAGTTACTAAGAGCCATGAGGGAAAACAACAgtgtcctcctcttcctgttttggttgtgcAGTGGTTTACACGCCTCGCTTGTGCTGTAAATCGAGCCTTAATTTTCCCCGTAGATCGTACCTGGTGGTAGAAAGAATTGCATAGTGAAAGTGAGGCTAATAGCGAACTAATCTAAACACAGGTGACATCATTATTCTACAGCCAATTCATTATAATGATCAGCAAAAAATGAATCAGGATGCAACACTGTCTTCTTTCTCATCATCTGACAGAACGTTACACGATTGGTGTCTTtcgtattttgtgtttgttcagtgaAGCCTCAGGGATTCCATTTAAAACGACAGAAAATGTGCTATGCAGGTGGTATGTAAAACCGTGTTtacacagaaatatatttacaaagCAGTAAATCCATTTAGTGTTATCAATGACTTTGTTAGCACAActgtttatgtgtatttatctTTCTTTGGCAAATGTTATTTGccataaacaaatgaatgtctgtttgtgtgtgtagtacGCTTCTATATGATTTTAAGTCCTTGCTCTGTGTTGCAGGTATGAGTCTCCAGAGATAGCCCTAAACTGCGGGATCATGTTGAGGGAGTGCATCAGACATGAACCGCTGGCCAAAATCACACTGTGGTCTGAGCAGTTTTATGACTTCTTCAGATATGTGGAGATGTCCACTTTCGACATTGCCTCAGATGCATTTGCCACTTTCAAAGTACGTCAGCTCACTTGTTCAGCTCATTTACAAATTTGGTTTTGAGTAATGTTCTGAAATGTTTGTGACTCCTTAAAACCaatgacatttatttgtttttttctattaaaaaaattcaatagcATCCTTTTAAAACTTATTAACATACTGTAAGTGATCAGCAGAGATGCTTATTACAGTTTAGTGACATCTCTTATCACCGTCCCCATTTCCTACTTCCTACCACTTCGCTGATGGTGGTTTGTTTATAATCTGAAACATTGTCACTATCTGGACAGCTCAAACAGCTAACTCCATGATGCTTAGGCTGCAAGTACATACTGCTGCTGATATTGCAATTATAaggacacactgacacaaacaaacagaggttGAGGATTTGGAGCCATTAATGGTTATAATGGGAAAGACAGGGTTAATAGGCAGAGCTGTGCTGCAATTCAGAGACCTGAACACACCACTTGAGCAATCATGATTACTTCTAgttttcaaaacagaaattcaCAGTGACTGTTgtgaaaactttgtcaaaatctCCTTAATGATTGAGTGATGTTTACACTTGTATCAGAGGATCTCAGTTATATACTGGCATTTTAAAGACAGGAGTAAATCTTGTGATTTCTGGACAAACTTTAAAACCATGCTTTAATGAATACCAAATTGTAAGAATTTATTCCTGGCATTAAAGCTAAGATATCCtatattacaaaacaaattttattcaGTCCAATAAAGGAAcagttttgttaatttgtaaaCTGATTGAATCTCATTAGCCAGTTGACttatgtctttgaaaaaaaaatatctggaaATATTGCATACAacagcattacattttttgatcTAATTTTAGGTTGGgggttttaagttttttatttgaaggATAATTTCTGCATGTGCTTCAGTTTGTGTTGTAACTACAGGCTAAGCAATAACCATtaagttttgatttatttctcatCGTCTGCATTTCCAGGACCTCCTCACAAGACACAAGCTACTGAGTGCAGAGTTTCTGGAGCAGCATTATGACAGAGTAAGTCCACACTCAACTGAAACCTAGTGTTTAAAAGCACCTAAAGTGAGAAAGAATTAAAGAGACGTCTACGTTTAGTGTGGCCTGATGTATCCTTGCCACATTGGCAGCTAAATAAGTGGATAGCAGTTTAGATCTTAAGGaagtattttacaaaatgtattcattactCTATGAATTCTTAGTGTTGAAAAGCTTTTAGGGCTTTAAGTGGAACTCATTCTGTTTGAGTTTATTTCTAAACATTTGAGACGAACTCAACAGTTTTCTTTCATTAGTTACATGTTAATGACAACTGTACTAGTCTGGGTGTTTGGCACACTGACAGTCTGTTTCCTCAACAACATCAAACCAGCCATTTGGTACATAATTTGCAGGCTGCGAACACAAAGAAGCTGTCAGTCTGTGAcagaaaatgtctcattttcctgtcactgtgttttgaTACAAGACACAAAtgcagttgcaaaaacagctactTACACGATAAgatgactctctctctcaccctaaCTGCTTCTATTTTGTctgtcctctccctctgtcactgccttttcctctctctccagtTCTTTAGTGAATATGAGAAGTTACTCCACTCGGAAAACTACGTGACTAAACGGCAGTCCCTCAAGGTAAGGACCTCGGGGTCGTGCCAGTAAACAGGTCTCGCGTAGTGGTGCAAGCTATGTAAAGATGGGGGTCTGGTCAGAGTGTTTGGTTTCGCTATGCCATTCCTCCTTCATCACCTTGTTGtgactgccatctagtggtgggAGCACTTGATATGTCTCTGAAGGCTCTTTAACATCTGCCATCTTCTATACTTCCCGCATGTTTGTGACTATATTTAGTGCATACTTTCAGTTGTTTATTTATAGTGTCGCTTAACATTTATGTAGGCAAAGGAAGTTATAGCCTGGGGCTTCAAGCAGTTTGCATGTTAATTTAATAAatctgcagctgtctgtcagttaaaaaaattaagttaacatttatttacatttctcaCTCTGAAATGATATAGTTACTGGGCGAGTTGCTTCTTGACCGGCACAATTTCACCATAATGACAAAATACATCAGCAAGCCTGAGAATCTCAAATTAATGATGAACCTGCTACGGGACAAGAGCCGCAACATTCAGTTTGAGGCTTTCCACGTTTTTAAGGTAAGAATCGAAACACAGTTTTGACCACATCAAACATGTATGATATCTTCATGTATTAACTTCTCTTCCTTAACTGCTAGGTGTTTGTGGCCAACCCCAACAAGACGCAGCCCATCCTGGACATCCTGCTGAAGAACCAAACCAAACTCATCGAGTTTCTCAGCAAGTTTCAGAACGACAGAACGGAGGACGAACAGTTCAATGATGAAAAGACTTACCTGGTCAAACAGATCAGGGACCTCAAGCGGCCTGCCCCCCAGGAGGCCTGAGGAACGGTGCAGAGGTGGGGGGAGGAGCCACCAGGACCATGTCTGGACAACGTCCAGACAATGTCTGCTTAACGGACCCATCAGCAGCTGCTGTTCTGGTTTCTGAACAAAAATTgaggaaacaaatgaaaaaccaaCGTACCCATATCAACTCATCAGGAAGTCGccagctcctctgctcctcagtgaacatttgattactttttttctttttcagtctttttccttcaaaagaaataaaagaaaataatagatGCTGCTGCTTTCTTGCACATTGAAACATGTTAGGTATATTAtaataacacaacacaacagtcCGTCAAACATAGTGAGAGAAATTATCGGTGCGGTCAAAGTAAGGCAGGCTTCCtgatagaaacacacacatacacacacaaaagaacaaaactaGACACGTTTACACGCATATAcgtattacattaaaaacaacatgcataCACACTTACTGCAAGAATATCAGCTACAGACCTTGTGATGGAAATGGTACGAGCAAGTTGAACATTGGTGTGTTGGTTGCATGCCTTGAAATGTGACAGATCCATGGCTGTACCCAGCGTCGGCTCTGTGATGGCCTGCCCAGTCTGGCTCCCATGTTCAGTGCCACAGACTCGGAATTGCACGTGCATCACAGCAACCGCAACAGTTTCTATGCCTTCATCCGAAAAAGCAACAGTGGTTCATTTTAGCCATTCGTGGGGACGAGCTCTCAGATGCCATCACACAGAACCATTTACCTCCTGTGTGCTTTGTTACGACACAGCACTTGAAGCACATGAAGGAAGGAGGGATGTAAGGTATGAATTTGGTAAAGCCTGAGTTGGGTCTCTTTATTGTTTTCTGGGACAGGGTGAACATGTacatatgcctttttttttctttttttttttttttttgctttgtagatttttgtttaaccttgacatatgaatatatatattatatatatattaccttaaacatcatgtttttggttGTAATCAAATTACTTTCTAAACCataagaaacaacaaacaagttaagtgacattgtttttgcatttcattttactgCTGAAATGGTTGCTGTTGGGTTTCTTTGTACATAACTTAAGGGCCAGCTCACATTTAGCTAACCTATAGGATATTAACAATTTGTACAGCGGAGGAATGTCATGGTATTAGCTCTGGATCTGTTAATCCTCTTCTTATTCTCCATCTACATTTTGAGTGTCTCTCAGATTGCTAAAAAAATGTGCCGGAGTGGAGGGAGGGCACTGGAAGAGCATTAACTGAAATTAAaccctgtgtgtttgtgcgcttTGTGAGGTGCTGAGCGATCACCTAACTGGAGTTGAGTATAATGGggtttccctccctcctcctcagtTTCATTAACTATTTTTTCTCAT
The DNA window shown above is from Plectropomus leopardus isolate mb chromosome 5, YSFRI_Pleo_2.0, whole genome shotgun sequence and carries:
- the cab39 gene encoding calcium-binding protein 39, whose protein sequence is MPFPFGKSHKSPVDIVKNLKDNMTVLEKHDISDKKAEKATEEVSKSLVAMKEILYGTNEKEPQTEAVAQLAQELYNSGLLSTLIADLQLIDFEGKKDVAQIFNNILRRQIGTRTPTVEYLCTQQNILFMLLKGYESPEIALNCGIMLRECIRHEPLAKITLWSEQFYDFFRYVEMSTFDIASDAFATFKDLLTRHKLLSAEFLEQHYDRFFSEYEKLLHSENYVTKRQSLKLLGELLLDRHNFTIMTKYISKPENLKLMMNLLRDKSRNIQFEAFHVFKVFVANPNKTQPILDILLKNQTKLIEFLSKFQNDRTEDEQFNDEKTYLVKQIRDLKRPAPQEA